TTCTTTGTCTCTGCAGAGTCAAGAGGCTGAAAACGCAATTTGCGCGACTTTACGTTGTTGCCACACTTTCAACTAAAGAACAGAATGATTCTTTCATAAGATCTTACTTCCAGTGAGTGGCCTAGACGTCTTATTACTTTTGCATGTATTTGTCTTTGCTGAAAATGAAGCTGGATGATTCTTTTCAATTAGATATGAGATGGAGTTTGGGAAACCTGCGTTTGTACTAGTCACTGATGCTGAGATGGGATTCGAGAAGATTGTTAAGTTTTCTCAGTCTCGCGGGAGTAAGTAAAACTCATCGTTTAGTGTTAGTTAGATATACTCTTACCGCTTTTTCTGATCAACTGAGTGAAACTTGAGCTGCAGTGTGCAAGCAACAGAAGGTGGCGTCTAAGGTCAAGGTTGAGGTAGGTCTTCAAAGACCCCCTCGTTATTAAGAATCTTTTTCGATATTTGCTTTGGCGACCTCTAAAgcttcctctcttttttttttgttcctgtCATGTGAAGAGAAAGCGAGCTGTCCAGGATACAGACACGTTCATCAGAGTTCTCACATCCATACCCAACATTGACAAACATGATGCAAACTCGGTGATGTTTTACTTATGAACTTTTCAAGCAATAAAACTTCCATTTTTGATTCTTACTTAACACTCTTACCTTGTGCGTGTGTGATTCTAACCGCTTCACGATTAGTCCTGCTTACGCATGTCACCTTTTGGTTACAGCTATACCAAGCTATCGGTTCAATCGACGCAACCGCTAAAACATCCAAAGAAGACATACTAGCAAACACAGATCTCTCAGCCGACAAGACTGATATCCTCTGCAGGTTTTTCCAGGATCCCGAGTTCTACCTCAGTCCCAGATTCAACTGATGACTGCGAAAGCAACTGTGAGATCACAAGTCTTGGCTTAAGTTAAAACTTCATAGCGTCTTAGAACTTAACCATATTTTTCTTGGCCGTAACAGTTTCCGAACGTACCACTCAAGGACTTCATACTTCTCTGCTACAATTACAATACATGCTACATGAGCCACTACCGGGTATGTTAAATGATTCACTTCTTCACCTCGGTAACAATAACAATACGGGTCATCAAATTTTATAGTAAAGTTAGCCTAGACCTATTAAGATAATGTCCATTAGACAACCAGTGCAAATAATGTTGATGGTACAACGTCATTATCCAACTTGTAGCGTCATGCCAtatcagtaaaaaaaaagatgatgatTAGTGAATGACAGTAATATTACATAAAACTTCAGAGATTTAccagaaaagaaaacaataacTATGTCAAGTCCAATTACCCCATGGATTTGGTAATCACTATGTTTCAACATTAACAAAAATAGACCAAAAAGACAAAACTCACGATCAATACGTCGTAACTGACAATTGAGGAATCAAAGGCATCATCATATCTCAACGAGAACCATCACTTTGTCATTATCATCAGTGCCGCTTTTGTATAGAAACCAACAAAAACATCCTTGTGCGTTCTTATCAACTTGTAAAAGAAAACTAcaaaactcattaaatatgGGCCCAACTTTCTTGTGTCTTCTTCCTTCTGTCCCTTTCATCCTCTCTGTTTGCTGCGATATCTCCCTTCTCTTATCTAGAAAGGATAGTTTAAAGTGCAGAAAGAATTGAAATCGGTAAGTGGGTTCTTTGATAACTTCTTTTGTCGAAATTGTGGAAATGGATTCTTCCATGGAGCAGAACATTCTTGTTACTGGTGGTGCTGGGTTCATCGGGACACATACTGTTGTTAAGCTTCTGAAAGAGGGTTTTAAGGTTTCCATCATTGATAATCTTGATAACTCTGTTCTCGAAGCTGTTGATAGGGTTAGGGAGCTCGTTGGTCCTAATCTCTCCAAGAAGCTCGAGTTTAATCTGGTAAGTATTACTTCTCTTGCTTTGATTTGGTTTAGAGAAATTGTACTTCTGCTTGCTTGGTTTGACGAGGCTCAGTGAGTGCTGATTTTGTTTAGAGCCTAGCTTGAGTTCGAAACAGAGAGTTCATGCAAATAATCTGAATTTATTTTCTCTGTCTGGTTCACAAGAACAAATGGACGAACTGTAGCATCTTTCTGTGACCTTTAGACTTGTAGTTGTTTGCTTTTATAACTTTGTTTGTCGGTTAAAAGTTCGGTGTTGGTTGATTACAGGGTGATCTAAGAAACAAAGAGGATATTGAGAAACTCTTTTCCAAGCAGAGGTATGTTATTGTTAGATTCTTACCTTCAAAGTTTGCAATTGTTTTAGGTGAATTGTGCCTGGCTTGAtttcgttttctttttcttgtgaGGTATCAGATTTGATGCCGTGATCCATTTTGCGGCTCTTAAAGGTGTGGGTGAAAGCGTTGGCATCCCTCGCCGCTACTATGACAATAATTTGGTCGGAACAATCAATCTATATGAGACCATGTCAAAGTACAACTGCAAAATGGTTAAATAGGATTCTACAACTTCATGAGTGTTTTATACTGCACTTCCTAAGTGTTTATTTCATCTTTTACTTCTTTGTTCTGTTGTACATCGGTGTGTTGTTGGAGTATACAGATGGTGTTTTCATCATCTGCGACCGTTTATGGAGAACCTAAGAAAATTCCATGCGTGCGTGGAAGACTTTCAATTAAAAGCCTTGAATCCTTATGGTCGTACTAAGGTAAATATTAATCTTGAGCACATCTGAATTTCGAGATTTTATCAATATGTCTCTCTTTATCCAAGTTCCCGTCTTTTCCTCTCTTTGTTGTGGATCCATAATATTGAAAGGTGGCTCAATTCTAGCTGATGCATTGAGATTTTCCTAAACCTTGCTTGACGCAAGAACCGTTTACTAAGCCTAACAAAGATAACAATGCCGAGTCTGTAAAAACCTTTCTCTTGTGCAGCTGTTTCTTGAAGAAATAGCTAGAGATATCCACAGAGCGGAACCAGAGTGGAGAATTGTTTTGCTGAGGTACTTCAACCCTGTGGGAGCACATGAAAGTGGAAGAATTGGTGAGGATCCAAAGGGAATCCCCAATAACCTCATGCCTTATATCCAACAAGTGGCTGTGGGACGTCAACCTGAGCTCAATGTCTATGGACATGACTATCCCACCAAGGATGGTAGTGCGGTAAAATTCCTGATGCCTGGTCAAAAAGCTAGAATTGGATGAGTTTTTATCAATTTAGTAAAGTTAAAAGGGATGTTTGGAACAGGTAAGAGACTACATCCATGTGATGGATTTGGCAGATGGACATATCGCTGCGCTAAGGAAGCTATTTACTGATCCGAAGATTGGTAACTATCTCAGAAAAACAACTGTGAAAAAGAGTTCAGTTTTGTTTTGATGGATTCATCTCAAAGATGTGCTGTAAATATCAGGCTGTACTGCTTACAATCTGGGTACTGGAAGAGGAACCTCtgtgttagaaatggttgcagCCTTTGAAAAAGCTTCCGGCAAGGTAAACAACATAGCTAGTGAAATCAGAAgggtaatataatattttgtgtttaaaaaTGGTTGAAACGTATAACACATTTGCAGAAAATACCTATGAAGGTCTGTCCGAGAAGGCCAGGAGATTCAACGGTAGTTTATGCTTCAACAGAGAAAGCTGAGAAAGAACTTGGGTGGAAGTAAGCTTACTCTATCCACCATTAACGATTAGCTTTAGCCTTTAGGGGTAAAATATTGATTTGATTTAAATTGTAATTAGGGCAAAATACGGAGTGGATGAGATGTGCAGGGATCAATGGAATTGGACAAACAACAATCCATGGGGTTACCAGAAGAAGCTTTGAATgtactctctctgttttctaTTTAGTTACCACTTCTTATCACTCAATATAAAAGAAAAGTGTTAATACACCATATAGTGTTTGCTTTATCTTCCATGTATCGAACCATATAAACTTTTCCATGTAAATATAGGAAAtatgcttcttttttttaatttaacaccacaagaaaaaggaaatatgatatataacaaTTTCTGCTGAACATGTatataataatagtatataaaataattgaagatatatatattacacaATCAGGCGGCTGT
This genomic interval from Brassica napus cultivar Da-Ae chromosome A6, Da-Ae, whole genome shotgun sequence contains the following:
- the LOC106445566 gene encoding protein PARTING DANCERS-like isoform X1, which gives rise to MATSGSSHSPSTDQPPPSLPNLGNAAGVCIMSNAWKDEQHPSLISFISSYLGSNSLRLNFVSISPDLIFNCGGVSIAFVFVTKWDDCCDVGSFFNRVKRLKTQFARLYVVATLSTKEQNDSFIRSYFQYEMEFGKPAFVLVTDAEMGFEKIVKFSQSRGTAVCKQQKVASKVKVERKRAVQDTDTFIRVLTSIPNIDKHDANSLYQAIGSIDATAKTSKEDILANTDLSADKTDILCRFFQDPEFYLSPRFN
- the LOC106445566 gene encoding protein PARTING DANCERS-like isoform X2 codes for the protein MATSGSSHSPSTDQPPPSLPNLGNAAGVCIMSNAWKDEQHPSLISFISSYLGSNSLRLNFVSISPDLIFNCGGVSIAFVFVTKWDDCCDVGSFFNRVKRLKTQFARLYVVATLSTKEQNDSFIRSYFQYEMEFGKPAFVLVTDAEMGFEKIVKFSQSRGMCKQQKVASKVKVERKRAVQDTDTFIRVLTSIPNIDKHDANSLYQAIGSIDATAKTSKEDILANTDLSADKTDILCRFFQDPEFYLSPRFN
- the LOC106445565 gene encoding LOW QUALITY PROTEIN: bifunctional UDP-glucose 4-epimerase and UDP-xylose 4-epimerase 1 (The sequence of the model RefSeq protein was modified relative to this genomic sequence to represent the inferred CDS: deleted 1 base in 1 codon); the protein is MDSSMEQNILVTGGAGFIGTHTVVKLLKEGFKVSIIDNLDNSVLEAVDRVRELVGPNLSKKLEFNLGDLRNKEDIEKLFSKQRFDAVIHFAALKGVGESVGIPRRYYDNNLVGTINLYETMSKYNCKMMVFSSSATVYGEPKKIPACVEDFQLKALNPYGRTKLFLEEIARDIHRAEPEWRIVLLRYFNPVGAHESGRIGEDPKGIPNNLMPYIQQVAVGRQPELNVYGHDYPTKDGSAVRDYIHVMDLADGHIAALRKLFTDPKIGCTAYNLGTGRGTSVLEMVAAFEKASGKKIPMKVCPRRPGDSTVVYASTEKAEKELGWKAKYGVDEMCRDQWNWTNNNPWGYQKKL